In Methylacidiphilum infernorum V4, a single window of DNA contains:
- a CDS encoding histidinol-phosphatase HisJ family protein — MIFDYHLHTPLCGHAVGQPREYVMKAIERGLIEVGFSDHNPTAFYFDDWRMRLDQLDEYLELIEETRAEFPHFPIRLGLECDFLLGHEEHIRYLTTLAPWDYLIGAVHYISKDWDIDNPAKLDRWKESDVEEVWTEYFSLYTKMACSGLFDFLAHPDLVKKFNHKPHQDLSSFYKESLTAMADHKLAFEINTAGLRKPVKEIYPEKRFLEMAFKKRIPILISSDAHSPSEVGSDFDIALDLIREVGYRELTLFRSRKKVVFPL; from the coding sequence ATGATTTTCGACTATCATCTTCATACTCCACTTTGTGGCCATGCTGTAGGTCAACCCCGGGAATATGTTATGAAAGCCATAGAAAGGGGTTTAATCGAAGTCGGGTTTTCAGATCATAATCCTACGGCTTTTTATTTCGATGACTGGAGAATGCGACTGGATCAGCTCGATGAATATTTAGAACTCATTGAAGAAACGCGAGCAGAATTCCCACATTTTCCTATCCGGCTTGGCTTGGAGTGCGACTTTCTGCTCGGTCATGAAGAACATATCAGATACTTAACGACTCTGGCACCTTGGGATTACCTTATTGGCGCTGTTCATTATATTTCCAAGGACTGGGATATAGACAATCCTGCAAAGCTGGATAGGTGGAAAGAAAGCGATGTAGAAGAAGTGTGGACTGAGTATTTTTCTTTGTATACAAAAATGGCTTGTTCAGGACTTTTCGATTTTCTCGCTCATCCCGATTTAGTAAAAAAATTTAACCACAAACCCCATCAAGATCTTTCTTCGTTTTATAAAGAATCCCTGACGGCCATGGCTGACCATAAGCTTGCTTTTGAAATCAACACGGCCGGGTTAAGGAAACCGGTAAAGGAGATCTACCCAGAGAAACGGTTCCTAGAAATGGCTTTCAAAAAACGCATCCCTATTTTAATTAGTTCAGATGCCCATAGCCCTTCTGAAGTGGGGTCTGATTTTGACATTGCCCTGGATCTTATCCGGGAGGTTGGATACAGAGAATTAACCCTTTTTAGGTCGAGAAAGAAGGTTGTTTTCCCTTTGTAA
- the mobA gene encoding molybdenum cofactor guanylyltransferase MobA — translation MDIDGVVLCGGKATRMGGIEKGLLLFKEKPLFLYSAEKLSPRVKTLWISANRFLEKYRCYGWPVVPDSIKGCGPLGGIYTILKQMSSSLLLSVPCDCPFFEETIDIRLKEKLLSTSAPLVYVWDGKREQYLFALFKKTILAELEKYLMAGERKVGSFYRIVQAARVDMSACPERFYNINTVAELEEAEGSAQVFGKEKEVL, via the coding sequence ATGGATATAGATGGGGTAGTTCTCTGTGGTGGAAAAGCAACGCGGATGGGAGGCATCGAAAAAGGACTTTTATTGTTTAAAGAAAAACCTCTTTTCCTTTATAGTGCAGAAAAACTTTCTCCAAGGGTAAAAACCTTGTGGATAAGCGCTAACCGTTTCTTAGAAAAATACCGCTGTTATGGTTGGCCAGTTGTTCCAGATAGTATTAAAGGCTGTGGTCCTTTGGGAGGGATATATACCATCCTTAAGCAGATGAGCTCTTCTTTATTGTTGTCTGTTCCCTGTGACTGTCCATTTTTCGAAGAAACGATCGATATTAGGCTTAAGGAAAAACTCCTTTCCACGTCTGCTCCGCTCGTTTATGTTTGGGATGGGAAAAGGGAGCAATATCTTTTTGCCCTTTTTAAAAAGACGATTCTAGCCGAGCTTGAAAAATACTTGATGGCGGGAGAAAGAAAAGTCGGCTCTTTTTATCGAATCGTACAAGCGGCAAGGGTCGATATGAGTGCATGTCCCGAAAGATTTTACAACATCAACACTGTAGCCGAATTAGAGGAAGCTGAAGGGAGTGCTCAGGTTTTTGGAAAAGAAAAAGAAGTTTTATGA
- the mobB gene encoding molybdopterin-guanine dinucleotide biosynthesis protein B, with translation MNAFGFVGKSGCGKTTLICKLVRYFSTEGFKIGTFKHAHKGFQLDYPGKDSYRFKDSGAAAVCLISPTQSAMIIDNQLSEEMVFQKFFEFMKPLGYDFIFVEGLKQWDLLPKFCFVERLEEAGKILEGLVNCVGVITKTKETKDFWECRPVFFRDDVAALGSFIRHWVRQSH, from the coding sequence ATGAACGCTTTTGGTTTTGTGGGCAAAAGTGGGTGCGGGAAAACCACTCTTATCTGTAAGCTTGTAAGGTATTTTTCAACCGAGGGCTTTAAAATAGGGACATTCAAGCATGCCCATAAAGGATTTCAACTCGATTACCCGGGAAAGGACAGCTATAGGTTCAAGGACTCGGGAGCTGCGGCTGTCTGTCTTATTTCCCCTACTCAATCGGCGATGATCATCGACAATCAGCTTTCAGAGGAAATGGTTTTTCAGAAGTTTTTTGAGTTCATGAAACCTTTGGGATATGATTTTATTTTCGTTGAGGGACTTAAGCAATGGGATCTTTTGCCTAAATTCTGTTTTGTGGAGAGACTGGAAGAAGCCGGTAAAATTTTAGAGGGACTGGTCAATTGTGTGGGAGTGATAACGAAAACCAAGGAGACAAAAGATTTTTGGGAATGCAGGCCTGTTTTTTTCAGAGATGATGTAGCTGCCTTAGGCTCTTTTATTAGGCATTGGGTCCGACAGTCCCATTAA
- a CDS encoding molybdopterin molybdotransferase MoeA yields the protein MSLSPLVYVTLDQALDILNQNIEEINGSEIVPLEQSLGKILAEDIYSFAEFPPFDVSLMDGYAFCSEAIDSEGEKEFVVASEVYAGGAVDETFNKSQCVKVATGAAVPKPFDLVVVQEEVSVKEGRVKIKGKYKKGENIKKAGEEIQRGQLLCRKGRKVDARLINLLATLGIHQLKVKQTPLVYLFSTGQELKSLGKTLSFGQVYDSNRVFLQSALKQMDVLVAGGHIVEDDFNALEKEMEEAKRSQAHLILSTGGLSVGEKDYVARFIEKSCSVYFKKVAIKPGRPFSFSSFEGIPFLSLPGNPAAVLVCFYAFVRKALAKRMGWSTHPFLEFMAHVAIDMMKKSGRVEFYFGKVKEEQSRLLVEPISLTDPAGAFSASRADALLRLPAGSTSIPKDMLVDCIWLY from the coding sequence ATGAGTTTATCCCCCCTTGTTTACGTTACCCTTGACCAAGCCCTGGATATTCTCAACCAAAACATAGAAGAAATTAATGGATCGGAGATAGTTCCTTTGGAACAATCTTTAGGCAAAATTCTTGCCGAGGATATTTATTCTTTTGCGGAGTTTCCTCCTTTTGATGTTTCTTTGATGGATGGATATGCCTTTTGTTCTGAAGCGATTGACTCTGAAGGGGAAAAGGAATTTGTGGTTGCCTCTGAAGTCTATGCGGGTGGGGCGGTTGATGAAACTTTTAATAAAAGCCAGTGTGTAAAAGTAGCTACGGGAGCGGCTGTTCCCAAGCCTTTTGACCTTGTCGTCGTTCAAGAAGAGGTGAGTGTCAAGGAAGGACGGGTTAAAATAAAGGGGAAATATAAAAAAGGGGAAAATATCAAGAAAGCTGGAGAAGAAATCCAAAGGGGACAGCTTTTATGCCGGAAAGGTCGAAAAGTAGATGCTCGATTGATAAATCTCTTGGCGACCCTGGGCATACATCAGCTTAAAGTTAAACAAACACCCCTCGTTTATTTGTTCAGTACAGGCCAGGAGCTCAAATCCCTGGGAAAAACCCTCAGCTTTGGACAGGTGTACGATAGTAACAGGGTCTTTTTGCAAAGTGCCTTGAAGCAGATGGATGTCCTTGTAGCCGGCGGCCACATCGTTGAGGATGATTTCAATGCCCTTGAAAAGGAAATGGAGGAGGCTAAAAGAAGCCAAGCCCATCTTATTCTTTCTACCGGAGGCCTATCCGTTGGAGAAAAAGACTACGTAGCCCGGTTTATCGAAAAGAGCTGTTCGGTATATTTTAAGAAAGTCGCCATTAAACCCGGCCGTCCTTTCTCATTTTCATCTTTTGAAGGGATACCTTTTCTCTCTTTACCCGGGAATCCTGCAGCCGTTCTTGTTTGTTTTTATGCTTTTGTTAGGAAAGCGTTGGCAAAACGCATGGGATGGTCCACCCATCCTTTCCTTGAATTCATGGCCCATGTGGCAATCGATATGATGAAGAAGTCGGGAAGGGTAGAATTTTATTTTGGAAAAGTAAAAGAGGAGCAATCTCGACTCCTCGTTGAGCCCATATCGTTGACCGATCCTGCGGGAGCTTTCTCTGCTTCAAGAGCCGATGCTCTTTTAAGGTTGCCTGCAGGCTCAACTTCTATTCCCAAAGACATGCTGGTAGACTGCATCTGGTTGTATTAA
- a CDS encoding alpha/beta hydrolase, protein MRFINFMLLLCFFILAVVILPSTLLGLGLFFFGKVLSNLAVSVPPSASPNLNPSLIGLDYQTVKILSYDNIELAGWLVYSKPGSEKVKTPLIVIHGLGANKQFMMSYIQLAHELGFPVLAIDLRGHGESGPSLVTLGLKESMDLERWIEELINNGYSYPVLWGTSLGAVTALLAGSRLKGKLKAIIADAPFDNLYNALITHAQVFFKISPFPMVHIVAWHLKKSFGIDPLKVDCVRAAENIDCPLLILAAEKDVRMPIPMVRKVFDAAKCPKSWWIIPNANHELRTFDPHFKKTIAQFLYDL, encoded by the coding sequence GTGAGGTTCATTAATTTTATGCTTTTGCTTTGCTTTTTTATCTTAGCAGTCGTTATTTTACCGAGTACCCTTCTCGGCTTAGGGCTGTTTTTTTTTGGCAAGGTTCTGTCTAATCTTGCCGTAAGCGTTCCTCCTTCGGCAAGTCCTAATCTCAATCCTAGTCTTATAGGCTTGGATTACCAAACCGTAAAGATCCTTTCTTACGATAACATAGAACTGGCCGGATGGCTTGTTTACTCGAAACCAGGTTCCGAAAAGGTTAAAACCCCACTCATTGTCATCCACGGACTGGGAGCAAACAAGCAATTTATGATGAGTTATATCCAACTTGCACACGAATTAGGATTTCCTGTTCTAGCCATAGACCTACGAGGGCACGGGGAAAGCGGTCCTTCTTTGGTAACTTTAGGACTCAAGGAAAGCATGGACCTTGAAAGATGGATTGAAGAGCTTATAAACAATGGATACTCTTATCCCGTTCTCTGGGGGACGTCTCTCGGGGCCGTGACCGCGCTTCTTGCCGGATCGCGGCTAAAAGGAAAACTGAAGGCTATTATAGCAGATGCCCCCTTCGATAATCTTTACAATGCTTTAATTACACATGCCCAGGTTTTTTTCAAAATCAGTCCCTTTCCCATGGTTCATATCGTCGCCTGGCATCTTAAAAAAAGCTTTGGAATCGATCCTCTCAAAGTAGACTGCGTTCGGGCAGCCGAAAATATCGATTGTCCCCTGCTGATCCTCGCCGCTGAAAAGGATGTAAGGATGCCCATTCCAATGGTTAGAAAAGTCTTCGATGCGGCAAAATGTCCAAAATCTTGGTGGATTATCCCTAATGCCAATCATGAACTAAGAACTTTCGATCCCCATTTCAAAAAAACAATTGCCCAATTTTTGTACGACCTATAA
- a CDS encoding Tll0287-like domain-containing protein, giving the protein MKRIQATIHGGAFLFLIMVFIPFFAARSQQEPVTSIASLEKRQSIEKIAEPVAQELQASLKNILETKIKELGPTGALEYCSLNALALTEKIKQKQGEKITLLKRTSDKVRNPLNKPDYAEKEALEIFLEAQRSREPLPANYIQKVEQDWTVKYRYYKPIFTGNLCLNCHGSPSQMSPELKEALKKRYPLDEATGYKQGDFRGLITVEVVLSKEE; this is encoded by the coding sequence ATGAAAAGGATCCAGGCCACGATTCATGGAGGTGCTTTCTTGTTTTTGATCATGGTCTTTATTCCCTTTTTTGCTGCGCGTTCTCAGCAGGAACCCGTTACAAGCATAGCCTCTTTGGAAAAACGTCAGTCTATAGAAAAAATTGCTGAACCCGTTGCGCAAGAGCTACAGGCATCGCTTAAAAATATCTTGGAAACAAAAATTAAAGAGCTTGGACCTACTGGAGCCTTGGAATATTGTAGCCTCAATGCATTAGCCCTAACCGAAAAAATTAAGCAAAAACAGGGCGAAAAGATAACTCTTCTCAAAAGAACTTCGGATAAAGTAAGAAATCCACTCAACAAACCCGATTATGCCGAAAAAGAGGCCTTGGAGATATTCTTGGAAGCCCAGCGCAGCCGTGAGCCTTTACCGGCAAATTATATTCAAAAAGTGGAACAAGACTGGACCGTAAAATACAGGTACTATAAACCTATTTTTACCGGTAATCTCTGTCTTAATTGTCACGGTTCACCCAGCCAAATGAGCCCAGAGCTTAAAGAAGCCTTGAAGAAAAGATATCCCCTTGACGAAGCCACTGGCTACAAACAGGGTGATTTTAGAGGGCTGATCACTGTAGAAGTAGTCCTATCCAAGGAAGAATAA
- a CDS encoding peroxiredoxin has protein sequence MKPLSPLEVGAPIPDVSGVDQDGQSVQLKEIGQKGIVLFYFYPKADTPGCTREACNFRDHYQMLINHGIKIFGISMDNQEAQKRFKEKYHLPFPLLADPEGKIVDQFGVTKRNGHASRQSFLAKDGKIVWRNLKVNPDNHVQEVLEELKKLKENTPQNP, from the coding sequence ATGAAACCCCTCTCTCCTTTGGAAGTAGGAGCTCCCATTCCAGATGTCTCCGGGGTAGACCAAGATGGCCAGAGCGTTCAACTTAAAGAGATCGGCCAAAAAGGCATTGTTTTATTTTATTTTTATCCCAAGGCAGATACTCCCGGATGTACCAGGGAAGCCTGTAACTTTAGAGATCATTATCAGATGTTAATCAACCATGGTATAAAAATATTCGGCATAAGCATGGATAACCAAGAAGCTCAAAAAAGGTTCAAAGAAAAATACCACCTTCCTTTTCCCCTCCTAGCCGATCCCGAAGGGAAAATCGTTGATCAATTCGGTGTAACCAAAAGAAATGGACATGCTTCAAGACAGTCTTTCTTGGCCAAAGATGGCAAAATCGTATGGCGCAATTTGAAAGTCAACCCTGATAATCATGTCCAGGAAGTGTTAGAAGAACTGAAAAAACTCAAAGAGAATACTCCTCAAAATCCCTAG
- a CDS encoding IS607 family transposase, with amino-acid sequence MESTMSTGRAAKLLGVSVKTMQRWEREGRLIPAVRTDSNRRLYTESQLRDFLGLRHAVSEPTRLIAYCRVSSAAQKPDLVNQRKVLEEFVVAKGLANVEFIEEVGGGLNFKRKRFLELMDAIGRREVKTLILAHRDRLTRFGFEWFEHFASRNGCELLVLNQERLSPEQEMVQDLMTIVNCFSSRLYGLRNYRKKLNEALKLDATNATQV; translated from the coding sequence ATGGAAAGCACCATGAGCACGGGCCGGGCGGCCAAGCTGCTGGGGGTCTCGGTCAAGACCATGCAGCGATGGGAGCGTGAAGGCCGACTAATTCCTGCGGTGCGGACCGACAGCAACCGAAGGCTTTACACCGAATCACAGCTTCGTGATTTTCTCGGCCTGCGCCATGCGGTGTCCGAGCCGACGCGGCTCATCGCGTACTGCCGCGTCTCCAGCGCCGCACAGAAGCCCGATCTTGTTAATCAGCGCAAGGTGCTGGAAGAGTTCGTGGTGGCAAAGGGACTGGCGAACGTCGAGTTCATCGAAGAGGTCGGTGGCGGACTGAACTTCAAGCGCAAGCGCTTTTTGGAACTCATGGACGCCATTGGACGGCGAGAGGTCAAAACCCTGATCCTTGCCCACCGCGACCGGCTCACCCGGTTTGGCTTCGAGTGGTTCGAGCATTTCGCCAGTAGGAATGGGTGCGAACTTCTCGTGCTCAACCAGGAGCGGCTGTCGCCCGAACAGGAAATGGTGCAGGACCTGATGACCATCGTGAATTGCTTCTCGTCCAGGCTCTACGGTTTGCGCAACTACCGAAAAAAGCTCAACGAAGCGCTGAAGCTGGACGCGACCAACGCGACACAGGTGTGA
- a CDS encoding helix-turn-helix domain-containing protein: MQLTHKIALRPTPEQADYFARACVTARRVWNWALDEWKRQYAAGCKPNAMALKKQLGAIKYRDPQWLDEDGQPWLKTIHRDAHAQPFAYLGKAWKRYFADRKAGKPAFEPQFKKKGRCRDSFA; this comes from the coding sequence GTGCAACTGACCCACAAAATCGCCCTTCGTCCGACGCCCGAGCAGGCAGACTACTTTGCCCGCGCCTGCGTCACCGCGCGGCGCGTCTGGAACTGGGCGCTGGACGAGTGGAAGCGCCAGTATGCCGCCGGGTGTAAACCCAACGCGATGGCGCTCAAAAAGCAGTTGGGCGCCATCAAGTACCGCGACCCGCAGTGGCTCGACGAGGACGGGCAGCCGTGGCTCAAGACCATCCATCGGGACGCCCACGCGCAGCCCTTTGCGTACCTGGGAAAAGCCTGGAAGCGCTACTTTGCCGACCGCAAAGCGGGCAAACCGGCGTTTGAACCGCAATTCAAGAAGAAAGGCCGCTGCCGCGACAGCTTCGCCTGA
- a CDS encoding RNA-guided endonuclease InsQ/TnpB family protein: MPDRIFHRRRLSRKIEAAKVAAGFAPQARLPKGTKLPVSNNRRKSAATLARLHARVANVRADFTHKLTTRLCRKNQAVVIEDLRVKGMLANDRLARAINDVGLGMFRAQIEYKARRYGTRLIIADRWYPSSRLCSVCGRKNEALTLKDRSWTCPECGTRHDRDFNAALNLKRLATATALPVASPSGNSGAAAEMVSAVVGKVTPVRDDSVEESGQEENSAHLCARF, encoded by the coding sequence GTGCCAGACCGCATATTCCATCGCCGCCGCTTAAGCCGCAAGATCGAAGCCGCCAAGGTTGCCGCCGGATTTGCTCCTCAAGCTCGTCTGCCCAAAGGCACCAAACTTCCCGTCTCCAACAACCGCAGGAAGTCTGCTGCGACATTGGCAAGGCTGCACGCCCGCGTTGCCAATGTCAGAGCGGATTTCACCCACAAGCTCACGACCCGGCTCTGCCGTAAAAACCAAGCGGTGGTGATCGAGGATTTGCGCGTCAAAGGCATGTTGGCAAACGACCGACTGGCCCGTGCCATCAACGACGTGGGCTTGGGGATGTTTCGCGCGCAGATCGAGTACAAGGCGAGGCGCTACGGCACGCGGCTCATCATCGCCGATCGCTGGTATCCGAGCAGTCGCCTGTGTTCGGTTTGCGGGAGGAAGAACGAGGCGCTGACGCTCAAGGATCGGAGCTGGACGTGTCCCGAGTGCGGCACGCGCCACGACCGCGACTTCAACGCGGCGCTCAACCTCAAACGGCTGGCAACCGCAACTGCCCTACCCGTGGCGAGTCCGTCTGGTAACAGCGGCGCTGCGGCAGAGATGGTCTCTGCCGTAGTCGGGAAAGTTACGCCTGTCAGAGACGATTCCGTTGAGGAATCGGGGCAGGAAGAGAACAGTGCGCACCTTTGCGCACGTTTTTGA
- the fdhD gene encoding formate dehydrogenase accessory sulfurtransferase FdhD — protein MEHRAKSKVALPVWEFSGRDKKNQTDYVVAEEPLEIRLRAGNEEKILALTMRTPGADFDLTLGFLFCEGIISDLSTVRSISYCIRKDLGEEQRYNSLLVILNQSQLPEIGMFERHFMTSSACGVCGRVAVDLWVAKKKENRSFPFNWKIPLDILYKLPEEFQAKQRLFKITGGLHAAAIFDLKGNLIEIKEDVGRHNAMDKIVGYALREGLLPLDQHIVMVSGRASYELLQKAYMAGLRFFCSVSAPSSLALLVAQKFSITLVGFLRQKRFNVYHGIERIA, from the coding sequence ATGGAGCACAGAGCTAAATCTAAAGTTGCCCTACCCGTGTGGGAATTTAGTGGCAGGGATAAGAAAAACCAAACCGACTATGTAGTTGCCGAAGAGCCCTTGGAGATCCGTCTTAGGGCTGGAAACGAAGAAAAAATCCTGGCCCTGACGATGAGAACTCCTGGTGCTGACTTTGATTTGACCCTGGGCTTTCTCTTTTGCGAAGGTATAATTTCAGACCTCAGTACCGTGCGCTCCATTTCTTATTGCATTCGCAAAGACCTAGGAGAAGAACAACGCTACAATAGTCTTCTAGTCATCCTCAACCAATCTCAATTGCCTGAAATCGGAATGTTTGAAAGGCATTTTATGACATCCAGCGCTTGCGGGGTGTGCGGCCGAGTCGCCGTCGACCTATGGGTAGCAAAGAAAAAGGAAAACAGAAGTTTTCCCTTTAATTGGAAAATTCCCTTGGACATACTTTATAAGCTCCCCGAGGAATTCCAAGCCAAACAAAGGTTGTTTAAAATTACCGGGGGGTTACATGCTGCAGCCATTTTTGATCTCAAGGGAAACCTTATCGAGATCAAGGAAGATGTGGGCAGGCACAACGCCATGGATAAAATCGTAGGTTATGCTTTACGGGAAGGTCTTCTTCCCTTAGATCAGCATATCGTCATGGTCAGTGGCAGAGCAAGCTATGAACTTCTCCAAAAAGCCTATATGGCCGGCCTGAGATTTTTTTGCTCGGTGTCCGCCCCAAGTAGTCTTGCCCTTCTTGTGGCTCAAAAATTTTCTATTACCCTCGTTGGTTTCCTACGCCAAAAAAGATTTAATGTTTACCACGGCATCGAGAGAATCGCCTAA
- the modA gene encoding molybdate ABC transporter substrate-binding protein — protein MRLLYFTFLSFLLLAPSSFVRGKDERSNKQTTTLTVAAAADLRFVMPELVKIFQKKNLGIKIGVIYGASGKFYEQVIRGAPFDLFLSADKEYPSLLFSKGYSLGEPFKYAEGKLVLWMRKGLFTEEKRAQWKELLLEDKVLKIALANPERAPYGKAAKSALVKALLWDRLKEKFVFGENVIQAFQFAEEKNAEVAFIPMSLALSAKAKNEGDFVEVPQSFYSKIEQYGIILKKTLNPVIAQKFKDFLVSEESRVELKKYGLYP, from the coding sequence ATGCGTTTATTATATTTTACATTTCTTTCTTTTTTGCTCTTAGCTCCGTCCTCTTTTGTCCGGGGCAAGGATGAACGGTCCAATAAACAAACAACTACTCTAACCGTAGCGGCGGCAGCGGACTTGAGATTTGTAATGCCCGAACTCGTTAAGATCTTCCAAAAGAAAAATCTCGGTATTAAAATAGGTGTCATTTATGGCGCTTCGGGTAAATTTTATGAGCAGGTTATCCGAGGAGCTCCTTTTGATCTTTTTCTTTCCGCGGATAAAGAATATCCTTCGTTGCTTTTTTCAAAAGGTTATTCCCTGGGTGAACCATTCAAGTATGCCGAGGGCAAATTGGTGCTTTGGATGCGTAAGGGATTGTTTACAGAAGAAAAGCGAGCCCAGTGGAAAGAGTTATTGTTAGAGGATAAGGTTTTGAAAATAGCCTTAGCCAATCCTGAAAGGGCTCCTTATGGGAAAGCGGCTAAGAGTGCCTTGGTTAAAGCGCTTTTATGGGACAGGTTAAAAGAAAAGTTCGTCTTTGGCGAAAATGTCATTCAAGCCTTTCAATTTGCCGAAGAAAAAAATGCCGAAGTCGCTTTTATACCGATGTCATTGGCCCTGTCTGCCAAGGCTAAAAATGAAGGAGACTTTGTAGAAGTTCCTCAATCGTTCTATTCAAAAATCGAGCAATACGGAATCATTTTGAAGAAAACGCTCAATCCCGTCATAGCACAGAAATTTAAAGATTTTCTTGTATCCGAAGAAAGCAGGGTTGAGTTGAAAAAATATGGGCTTTATCCATAA
- the modB gene encoding molybdate ABC transporter permease subunit has product MGFIHKRILNLDWTAFFLSFKLSFWTTLFLYFISFPLAYWLSFGKKSRIHAIIDSLVSLPLVLPPTVLGFYLLIVLGNSGPLGAIYTKVFGKSLVFSFEGLLIASILYSLPFMVQNMAASFSLVDSKLIEASLCCGENRLTTFFKIIVPLSLQGILRGTVLSFTHTLGEFGIVLMVGGDLPGKTRTLSIALYDQVEGLDYEAANQTALVLLLFSFFVLFIVYSTADSRWTRKGNFISK; this is encoded by the coding sequence ATGGGCTTTATCCATAAGAGGATATTGAACTTGGATTGGACAGCATTTTTCCTCAGTTTTAAACTATCGTTTTGGACAACGCTATTTTTGTATTTTATTTCCTTTCCCCTTGCTTATTGGCTTTCCTTTGGGAAAAAAAGCCGCATACATGCGATTATTGATTCTCTTGTCAGTCTTCCATTGGTGTTACCCCCCACCGTCTTAGGTTTCTATCTGCTTATCGTTCTTGGTAATTCTGGCCCTCTTGGAGCCATTTATACAAAAGTTTTTGGAAAATCCCTCGTATTTTCTTTCGAGGGGTTGCTTATCGCTTCCATCCTTTATAGCTTGCCTTTTATGGTCCAGAACATGGCCGCCTCTTTTAGTCTTGTTGACAGCAAGCTTATTGAAGCTTCGTTATGTTGTGGAGAAAACAGGTTGACTACTTTTTTTAAGATTATAGTGCCCCTTTCCCTCCAGGGGATTTTGCGGGGAACGGTTTTGAGTTTTACTCATACTTTAGGAGAATTTGGCATCGTGCTCATGGTAGGAGGAGATTTGCCTGGAAAAACAAGAACGCTTTCCATAGCCTTGTATGATCAAGTTGAGGGGCTTGATTATGAAGCCGCAAATCAAACTGCGCTTGTGCTTCTTCTGTTTTCTTTTTTTGTTCTTTTTATCGTATATTCGACAGCCGATAGCCGATGGACCAGGAAAGGAAATTTTATCTCAAAATAG
- a CDS encoding ATP-binding cassette domain-containing protein translates to MDQERKFYLKIEKKISEELQIQAEFSIPLFPSSLTAFYGPSGSGKTTLLRCISGLDFPDSGMISMGEEIWVDTQRKLNLPPYRRNIGYVVQEDALFPHLRVEENVAYALKKKLGISRREIKTRISHVLQKTGIEKLASRWPETLSGGEKRRVALARAIARQPRLLLLDEPLNGLDFKAKEEIRQLIEEIAYEGSCLTIMISHEKAEVIQMARYVGIISCGKLLQFGETSHVLSAPETLEVAQIIGLENIIPGEILCIEGGKVLVQTPLGVMETVLKDNKNEFSQGKKIFCLFRAEDIAISRDGNLLDNNEGAKKGILSIRNRYGGIVRKVKGSGGVAQLSIDCGVILNALISQSSLAEMNIREGDFLYLMIKAGAIHMMERDF, encoded by the coding sequence ATGGACCAGGAAAGGAAATTTTATCTCAAAATAGAAAAAAAAATTTCAGAGGAGCTCCAAATCCAAGCTGAATTTTCTATTCCGCTTTTTCCCTCTTCTTTAACGGCATTTTATGGTCCTTCAGGCAGTGGAAAAACAACACTCCTTCGTTGCATTTCAGGGTTAGATTTCCCGGATAGCGGGATGATCTCCATGGGGGAAGAAATATGGGTGGACACCCAAAGAAAACTCAACCTTCCTCCCTACCGGCGAAATATTGGCTACGTTGTTCAAGAAGATGCGCTTTTCCCCCATCTTAGAGTAGAGGAAAACGTGGCGTATGCTCTGAAAAAAAAATTAGGGATAAGTCGAAGAGAGATAAAGACGAGGATTAGCCATGTTCTTCAAAAAACGGGCATAGAAAAGCTGGCTTCAAGGTGGCCGGAAACACTTTCAGGGGGGGAAAAAAGAAGGGTGGCTTTGGCTAGGGCCATAGCAAGGCAACCTCGGTTGCTTTTGCTGGATGAACCTTTAAATGGTTTAGACTTTAAGGCGAAAGAGGAAATAAGGCAACTCATAGAAGAGATCGCTTATGAAGGCAGCTGTTTAACGATCATGATTAGCCATGAGAAGGCTGAAGTCATCCAGATGGCCCGATATGTAGGGATCATCAGTTGCGGCAAACTTCTCCAGTTCGGTGAAACCAGCCACGTTCTTTCTGCGCCGGAAACACTCGAGGTAGCCCAGATTATCGGCTTGGAAAACATTATCCCTGGAGAAATTCTTTGCATAGAAGGAGGGAAAGTCTTGGTCCAAACGCCCTTGGGGGTAATGGAAACGGTGCTGAAAGACAACAAGAATGAATTTTCCCAAGGAAAAAAGATATTTTGTCTTTTTCGAGCAGAAGATATCGCTATCTCTAGGGATGGAAACCTTTTAGACAATAATGAGGGGGCAAAAAAGGGTATCCTCAGCATAAGAAATCGCTACGGGGGCATTGTAAGAAAAGTAAAAGGTAGCGGAGGGGTCGCCCAACTTTCCATCGACTGTGGAGTCATTCTTAACGCTCTCATTAGTCAAAGCTCTCTTGCCGAAATGAACATTAGGGAAGGGGATTTCCTCTATTTAATGATCAAAGCGGGAGCTATTCATATGATGGAAAGAGACTTTTGA